In Pseudonocardia sp. C8, one genomic interval encodes:
- a CDS encoding TetR/AcrR family transcriptional regulator, with product MGETTSERRPYRSDLRARQARETRRTVVEAATALFLRHGYAATTLDAVADRAGVSRKTVFNAVGGKAALLELAWGWSLVGDDEPVPMADRPAVHRILASTDPTESVRLWAAMVVETQERAAAIGRVLAAAADVDPDAAALLARADAERHDGARAFAEHLDRIGGLRPGIDRAYAADVCWAQNDGAAFRRLVLDRGWPPEAFREWLVRVLVASLLPGRAGGPSS from the coding sequence ATGGGGGAGACGACGAGCGAGCGCCGCCCGTACCGCTCCGACCTGCGGGCCCGGCAGGCCCGCGAGACGCGCCGGACGGTCGTCGAGGCCGCGACGGCGCTGTTCCTGCGGCACGGCTACGCGGCGACCACGCTCGACGCCGTCGCCGATCGGGCGGGCGTGAGCCGCAAGACCGTGTTCAACGCGGTCGGCGGCAAGGCGGCGCTGCTCGAGCTGGCCTGGGGCTGGTCGCTGGTCGGCGACGACGAGCCGGTGCCGATGGCCGACCGCCCGGCCGTGCACCGGATCCTGGCCAGCACCGACCCGACCGAGTCGGTCCGGCTGTGGGCCGCCATGGTCGTGGAGACCCAGGAGCGGGCGGCCGCGATCGGCCGGGTGCTCGCCGCGGCCGCCGACGTCGACCCGGACGCCGCCGCGCTGCTCGCGCGGGCCGACGCCGAACGCCACGACGGTGCCCGGGCGTTCGCGGAGCATCTCGACCGGATCGGCGGCCTGCGGCCCGGCATCGACCGCGCGTATGCGGCGGACGTGTGCTGGGCCCAGAACGACGGCGCGGCGTTCCGGCGGCTCGTCCTCGACCGCGGGTGGCCGCCGGAGGCGTTCCGCGAGTGGCTGGTGCGCGTCCTCGTCGCGTCGCTGTTGCCGGGACGGGCGGGCGGCCCGAGCTCGTAG
- a CDS encoding APC family permease, with amino-acid sequence MTRQDDQAFVKVLGRADVLAVGFGAMIGFGWVVLAGEWVSGAGTAGAALAFVLGGAVMAVVGLTYAELVAAMPKAGGEHHYVLRALGSRWAFVVSWAMVLGYLSVVAFEAVALPETALYLFPDLKAGRLWSIAGYDVYATWALVGIVGAVVITALNYVGIRPAAVAQTVAVVFLVAVGIVMLTGTVAGGSTATAEPWFDGGFAGVLGVLVAVPFLFVGFDVIPQSSEEINLPERHIGRLLVVSVLMAIAFYVVIVLGTGFALGDEALGGSQLAAADAMATLWGHPAFGTLLVLGGVAGILTSWNAFLIGASRLVYAMAASGMLPRWFAAVHPRYRTPSHAILFIGGLSVLAPLFGDQMLTWLVNAGGLTITMGFTLVAVTFLVLRRREPALPRPFRVGAGPTVGTVAAVAGLVLFALYLPGMPAALGLPEWIIVGGWWLAGVYFLTRFPEVGPGVDAEERLIRATRR; translated from the coding sequence GTGACGCGACAGGACGACCAGGCGTTCGTGAAGGTGCTCGGCCGGGCCGACGTGCTCGCCGTCGGGTTCGGCGCGATGATCGGCTTCGGCTGGGTGGTCCTGGCCGGGGAGTGGGTGTCCGGGGCCGGGACCGCGGGGGCGGCGCTCGCGTTCGTCCTCGGCGGCGCCGTGATGGCCGTCGTCGGGCTCACCTACGCCGAGCTCGTCGCGGCCATGCCGAAGGCCGGCGGTGAGCACCACTACGTGCTCCGGGCGCTCGGGTCACGGTGGGCGTTCGTCGTGTCCTGGGCGATGGTGCTGGGCTACCTGTCGGTGGTCGCGTTCGAGGCGGTGGCGCTGCCGGAGACCGCGCTCTACCTGTTCCCGGACCTCAAGGCCGGCCGGCTGTGGTCGATCGCCGGCTACGACGTGTACGCCACCTGGGCGCTGGTGGGGATCGTCGGCGCCGTCGTCATCACCGCGCTGAACTACGTCGGGATCCGTCCCGCCGCCGTCGCCCAGACGGTCGCCGTGGTCTTCCTGGTCGCGGTCGGGATCGTGATGCTGACCGGGACGGTGGCCGGCGGCAGCACCGCGACCGCCGAGCCCTGGTTCGACGGCGGGTTCGCCGGCGTGCTCGGCGTGCTGGTCGCGGTGCCGTTCCTGTTCGTCGGGTTCGACGTCATCCCGCAGTCGTCGGAGGAGATCAACCTGCCCGAGCGGCACATCGGACGGCTGCTGGTGGTCTCCGTGCTGATGGCGATCGCGTTCTACGTGGTGATCGTCCTCGGCACCGGGTTCGCCCTCGGCGACGAGGCGCTCGGGGGCTCTCAGCTCGCCGCCGCGGACGCCATGGCGACGCTGTGGGGCCATCCCGCGTTCGGGACGCTGCTGGTACTCGGCGGCGTCGCGGGCATCCTCACCAGCTGGAACGCCTTCCTGATCGGCGCGAGCCGGCTGGTGTACGCGATGGCGGCGTCCGGGATGCTGCCCCGCTGGTTCGCCGCGGTCCACCCGCGGTACCGGACGCCGTCGCACGCCATCCTGTTCATCGGCGGGCTGTCCGTGCTCGCCCCGCTGTTCGGGGACCAGATGCTGACCTGGCTGGTGAACGCGGGCGGCCTCACGATCACCATGGGCTTCACGCTGGTGGCGGTGACGTTCCTGGTCCTGCGCCGCCGCGAGCCGGCCCTGCCGCGGCCGTTCCGGGTCGGCGCCGGCCCGACCGTCGGAACGGTGGCCGCGGTCGCCGGCCTGGTGTTGTTCGCCCTGTACCTGCCCGGCATGCCGGCCGCGCTCGGGCTCCCGGAGTGGATCATCGTCGGGGGCTGGTGGCTGGCCGGGGTGTACTTCCTGACGCGGTTCCCGGAGGTCGGGCCCGGGGTGGACGCCGAGGAGCGGCTGATCCGGGCGACCCGCCGGTAA
- a CDS encoding pentapeptide repeat-containing protein has product MTADVSTPEDLVAAARSGEPVQDPQLDQVDLRGADLAGLVLRGGSLAGADLRGARLDRVRVAGTSLSGADLREADLTDAVLTGADLSGARFAGAILGDTRFDACRMIGVSLRGMRGLTASFVLTGCNLQVADLAEVNLRGLRIAECDLSEADLSGTDLRAVTFERCRLRGTVLRAARLEQADLRTSDLGEITPDTPRELRGAIVSPAQAAAVCAALGLTVLD; this is encoded by the coding sequence GTGACCGCCGACGTGAGCACGCCCGAGGACCTGGTCGCCGCTGCCCGGTCCGGCGAGCCGGTACAGGATCCGCAGCTCGACCAGGTCGACCTGCGCGGGGCCGACCTCGCCGGTCTGGTCCTGCGCGGTGGCTCGCTCGCAGGTGCGGACCTGCGCGGGGCCCGGCTGGACCGGGTTCGGGTCGCGGGGACATCGCTGTCCGGCGCGGACCTGCGGGAGGCCGACCTGACCGACGCCGTCCTGACCGGGGCCGACCTGTCCGGTGCCCGGTTCGCCGGCGCGATCCTCGGCGACACCCGGTTCGACGCCTGCCGCATGATCGGCGTCTCGCTGCGCGGGATGCGCGGGCTGACGGCGTCGTTCGTGCTGACCGGCTGCAACCTGCAGGTCGCCGACCTCGCCGAGGTGAACCTGCGCGGGCTGCGGATCGCCGAGTGCGACCTGTCGGAGGCCGACCTGTCCGGCACCGACCTGCGGGCGGTCACGTTCGAGCGCTGCCGGCTGCGCGGGACGGTCCTGCGTGCCGCCCGGCTGGAGCAGGCCGACCTGCGCACGAGCGACCTGGGCGAGATCACCCCGGACACCCCCCGGGAGCTGCGCGGCGCGATCGTCTCGCCGGCCCAGGCCGCGGCGGTCTGCGCGGCGCTCGGGTTGACGGTCCTCGACTAG
- a CDS encoding triacylglycerol lipase: MDRRRWGAIFSIVLATIVVGVALVGPAQAAPAPAAVPAPALIDPPPPGANDWSCRPSAEHPNPVVLVHGLTGNQANNWGYVSPRLAQRGYCVFSLTYGRSPLAPPPLSQAGGLAPMEESAEELASFVDRVLETTGAEKVDIVGHSEGSLMPNHWVKFLGGAEHVDRYVGLTPLWDGTNTGGLAFLNRSGQQLGLGPAVGTVLDPLCAACRQVLRGSDFLERMSSGGGPRVDGVTYTMIMTRYDELVVPYTSGMMDGADNIVLQEGCPADLAEHVAVAFDPVALQHITNALDPAHAQPVRCLPVGPEAPTAS; this comes from the coding sequence ATGGACCGACGGCGGTGGGGCGCGATCTTCTCGATCGTGCTGGCGACGATCGTGGTCGGGGTGGCGCTCGTCGGCCCCGCCCAGGCGGCACCCGCGCCGGCGGCGGTCCCCGCTCCGGCGCTGATCGACCCGCCCCCGCCCGGCGCGAACGACTGGAGCTGCCGGCCGAGCGCCGAGCACCCGAACCCGGTCGTGCTGGTGCACGGGCTGACCGGGAACCAGGCGAACAACTGGGGCTACGTCTCCCCGCGGCTCGCGCAGCGCGGGTACTGCGTGTTCTCGCTGACCTACGGCCGCAGCCCGCTCGCGCCGCCGCCGCTGAGCCAGGCCGGCGGGCTCGCGCCGATGGAGGAGAGCGCCGAGGAGCTGGCGTCGTTCGTCGACCGCGTGCTCGAGACGACCGGCGCGGAGAAGGTCGACATCGTCGGCCACTCCGAGGGCTCGCTCATGCCGAACCACTGGGTGAAGTTCCTCGGCGGCGCCGAGCACGTCGACCGCTACGTCGGCCTCACCCCGCTCTGGGACGGCACGAACACCGGCGGGCTCGCGTTCCTCAACCGCAGCGGCCAGCAGCTGGGCCTCGGGCCGGCGGTCGGGACCGTCCTCGACCCGCTGTGCGCGGCCTGCCGGCAGGTCCTGCGCGGGTCGGACTTCCTCGAGCGGATGAGCTCCGGCGGCGGGCCGCGGGTCGACGGCGTCACCTACACGATGATCATGACCCGGTACGACGAGCTGGTCGTCCCGTACACGTCCGGGATGATGGACGGCGCGGACAACATCGTCCTGCAGGAGGGCTGCCCGGCCGACCTGGCCGAGCACGTGGCCGTCGCGTTCGACCCGGTGGCGTTGCAGCACATCACCAACGCGCTCGACCCGGCGCACGCGCAGCCGGTGCGGTGCCTTCCGGTCGGTCCGGAGGCCCCCACCGCCTCCTGA
- a CDS encoding NAD(P)/FAD-dependent oxidoreductase: MRIAIIGAGPTGLFLAAALARRGHRVTAVDRDPGPAPDGWRRRGVMQFHHAHAFRGQVPDALEAELPEAHAAWLAAGAEPIDVTLPDGRVVRGGMRSRRETFERVLRAVVGARPGVELRCDHVEAVTFDRAGRADGVRVGRAHLPADLVIDASGRAGRVTRPLRGPAAVTGRTGIAYVDRQYRLHDGAEPGPMTNLIAWQADLDGYQVIIFLHERGIFSVLIVRPVDDPDLVGLRHEAAFEAACAAVPGLATWTDPGRSRPITPVLAGGELVNRYRGQAGPDGAAHRGLIFAGDAVCTTTPMFGRGITTSFLQARELLRLLDRHGDDLDPVPAAFDAWCETHMRPWVEDHVRMDDATVRRWAGEDVDLTRRLPSDLIMAAAAVDPEIAPALGPYLGMLAGPASLDAVEPRAAAVYRSGWRPPPAEGPGRRELAEIVRGVLAAA, from the coding sequence ATGCGAATCGCGATCATCGGTGCAGGTCCGACCGGTCTGTTCCTCGCCGCGGCACTGGCCCGCCGCGGGCACCGCGTCACCGCCGTCGACCGGGATCCCGGCCCGGCGCCGGACGGCTGGCGTCGCCGCGGCGTGATGCAGTTCCACCACGCGCACGCGTTCCGCGGGCAGGTCCCCGACGCGCTCGAGGCCGAGCTGCCGGAGGCGCACGCCGCCTGGCTGGCCGCCGGGGCCGAGCCGATCGACGTCACGCTGCCGGACGGCCGGGTCGTCCGCGGCGGGATGCGGTCGCGCCGGGAGACCTTCGAACGGGTCCTGCGCGCCGTCGTGGGCGCCCGGCCCGGGGTGGAGCTGCGCTGCGACCACGTCGAGGCGGTGACGTTCGACCGGGCCGGGCGCGCGGACGGCGTCCGCGTCGGGCGTGCGCACCTACCGGCCGACCTGGTGATCGACGCATCGGGCCGGGCCGGCCGGGTGACCCGCCCGCTGCGGGGCCCGGCCGCCGTCACCGGCCGGACCGGGATCGCCTACGTGGACCGCCAGTACCGGCTGCACGACGGCGCCGAGCCCGGGCCGATGACCAACCTGATCGCCTGGCAGGCCGACCTCGACGGCTACCAGGTGATCATCTTCCTGCACGAGCGGGGGATCTTCTCGGTGCTGATCGTGCGCCCGGTCGACGACCCGGACCTCGTCGGTCTCCGGCACGAGGCCGCGTTCGAGGCCGCCTGCGCCGCCGTGCCGGGGCTGGCCACCTGGACCGACCCCGGACGGTCCCGGCCGATCACACCGGTGCTCGCCGGCGGCGAGCTCGTCAACCGCTACCGGGGCCAGGCCGGGCCCGACGGGGCCGCGCACCGGGGGCTGATCTTCGCCGGGGACGCGGTCTGCACGACGACGCCGATGTTCGGCCGCGGGATCACCACCTCGTTCCTGCAGGCCCGCGAGCTGCTCCGGCTGCTCGACCGGCACGGCGACGACCTCGATCCGGTCCCCGCCGCGTTCGACGCGTGGTGCGAGACCCACATGCGGCCGTGGGTGGAGGACCACGTCCGGATGGACGACGCGACCGTGCGCCGGTGGGCGGGCGAGGACGTCGACCTCACCCGCCGCCTGCCGTCCGACCTGATCATGGCGGCCGCCGCGGTGGACCCCGAGATCGCCCCGGCGCTCGGGCCCTACCTCGGCATGCTGGCCGGGCCGGCCAGCCTGGACGCGGTCGAGCCGCGGGCGGCCGCCGTGTACCGGTCCGGGTGGCGCCCGCCACCGGCCGAGGGACCGGGTCGCCGGGAGCTCGCCGAGATCGTCCGCGGGGTGCTGGCCGCGGCCTGA